A window of Kyrpidia spormannii genomic DNA:
AATTTCCGGGAACTTGCACTGATCGTGGTCCTGGGAACGGCGCTGTTCGGATTCTACATCGAGGCGTGGATCTGCCCGGTGTAGGATGTTTCGTGATGCTCGACAACGGACTAAACCGCGGGAGGAAACACATGGATACCTCAATTGTTGACTTTGAACGTGTGACGAAACGATACGGTCGGCGCCTGGCGTTGAAAGACGTCACCTTCACGCTGCCAAGGGGCAAGATCATCGGCGTGGTCGGGCCGAACGGCAGTGGAGAATCCACGCCGCCGAAATGGCGGTCTTTTTTTTACGTTGATGCTGTTTGCAAAAAGTTCTTGACCCGGAGCCTATGCGTATGGTAGGTTGGAGATATGAAACATATGTTCGTAACATACCGGCAGGAGAAGGGATGCTGGCCGGATTGGCGGGCCTTGATTATACTGAGGGTAGGCGGGGAGATCGTGGAGATATCGCGGAATTCAAACGATATTGTCGCGCGCCATTTGACTGTTGCCATGGCCCAGGGTGCGCTGGCGGCGATCGGCATCTCCGACGCTGTGGTGGTCGGAGCTTTGCCTGCGGATTTGCCGAGGGTGGAAG
This region includes:
- a CDS encoding ATP-binding cassette domain-containing protein — protein: MDTSIVDFERVTKRYGRRLALKDVTFTLPRGKIIGVVGPNGSGESTPPKWRSFFYVDAVCKKFLTRSLCVW